The following coding sequences are from one Granulicella arctica window:
- the carA gene encoding glutamine-hydrolyzing carbamoyl-phosphate synthase small subunit has translation MLALLALEDGRIFRGISYGAQSECSGEVVFNTSLTGYQEIFTDPSYAGQIVVLTNPHIGNYGTTPHDAEAKRPYIEGLVTREFSPVSSNWRSTQVADEYLERYNVPVISEIDTRAVVRHLRANGVMRGVIASGDNLDVDALVAKARAIRNMTGTDLASVVTTKEIYQWDDKEPKNQTGDKLLSQQVTGEQMHVVAYDFGIKDNILRMLTRENCRVTVVPARTTAEETLALNPDGVFFSNGPGDPEPLDYAVETVKKLQGKAPIFGICLGHQIFGLALGGKTYKLKFGHHGGNHPILNHQTGKVEITAQNHNFNVDPDTLPDTVEKTHTNLNDQTLAGLRHKTDPMFSVQYHPEASPGPHDSHYLFKDFRKMMEEFKK, from the coding sequence ATGCTGGCACTGCTGGCGCTCGAAGACGGGCGCATCTTTCGCGGAATAAGTTATGGCGCACAGTCGGAATGTTCCGGCGAAGTCGTCTTCAATACATCGCTGACCGGTTACCAGGAGATCTTCACCGATCCCTCTTACGCCGGACAGATCGTCGTCCTCACAAACCCCCACATCGGCAACTACGGCACCACCCCCCACGACGCAGAGGCCAAGCGCCCCTACATCGAGGGTCTGGTCACCCGCGAGTTCTCACCCGTCAGCTCCAACTGGCGCTCGACGCAGGTCGCGGATGAGTATCTGGAGCGTTACAACGTTCCCGTCATCTCCGAGATCGACACCCGCGCCGTCGTCCGCCACCTTCGCGCCAACGGCGTCATGCGCGGCGTCATCGCCTCGGGCGACAATCTTGATGTCGACGCACTTGTCGCCAAGGCCCGCGCCATCCGCAACATGACCGGTACCGATCTCGCCAGCGTCGTCACCACCAAAGAGATCTACCAGTGGGACGACAAGGAGCCGAAGAACCAGACCGGCGACAAGCTCCTCTCGCAGCAGGTCACAGGCGAGCAGATGCACGTCGTCGCCTACGACTTCGGCATCAAGGACAACATCCTCCGCATGCTCACCCGCGAGAACTGCCGCGTCACGGTCGTCCCCGCCCGCACCACCGCCGAGGAGACGCTCGCACTCAACCCCGACGGCGTCTTCTTCTCCAACGGCCCCGGCGATCCCGAGCCCCTCGACTACGCCGTCGAAACTGTGAAGAAGCTCCAGGGCAAGGCTCCCATCTTCGGCATCTGCCTTGGTCACCAGATCTTTGGCCTCGCCCTCGGTGGCAAGACCTACAAGCTCAAGTTCGGCCACCACGGCGGCAACCACCCCATCCTCAATCACCAGACCGGCAAGGTTGAGATCACCGCGCAGAATCACAACTTCAACGTCGATCCCGACACCCTGCCGGACACCGTCGAGAAGACCCACACCAACCTCAACGATCAGACCCTAGCCGGCCTCCGTCACAAGACCGATCCCATGTTCTCGGTCCAGTACCACCCCGAAGCCAGCCCCGGTCCCCACGACTCCCACTACCTCTTCAAAGACTTCCGCAAAATGATGGAAGAATTCAAGAAGTAG
- a CDS encoding DoxX family protein: MTRWLNGLQPWGVVLLRLVLAAAMLYNGWGKVFPAGGFHGHMSMAGVDHFCRYVVTLGLPYWLGYASVFAEVIGGLGMLVGLFVRFFALLIAGNMLFAILFVTGRHGYAASEYPIALLAIAIMLLLTGPGRMALDRRMGLI; encoded by the coding sequence ATGACGCGATGGTTGAATGGGTTACAACCGTGGGGTGTGGTTTTGCTGCGGCTGGTGCTGGCGGCAGCGATGCTCTACAACGGATGGGGTAAGGTGTTTCCGGCTGGCGGCTTCCATGGGCACATGAGTATGGCGGGGGTGGATCACTTCTGCCGTTATGTGGTGACGTTGGGACTTCCCTACTGGCTGGGGTATGCCTCCGTTTTTGCGGAGGTGATTGGCGGGTTGGGGATGCTCGTGGGGCTGTTTGTCCGATTTTTTGCCCTGTTGATCGCTGGAAATATGCTGTTTGCGATCCTATTTGTGACGGGGAGGCATGGATATGCTGCATCGGAGTATCCAATAGCCCTCCTGGCCATTGCAATCATGCTGCTGCTGACGGGGCCTGGACGGATGGCGCTGGATCGGCGGATGGGCCTTATCTGA
- a CDS encoding OmpA family protein has translation MNWTQPGPRKIFAIAAAVLLSAAVGCHKKGIDSNIGTMAGAPSTGPAPTAVITADPLAIDLGQSVVLNWRTQNADTVSIDGIGTVNANGTQTVSPANSTNFHLVAKGPGGETEASVRVTVRVPTAPTAPVADNSGDMGSEEAFHQNVQDVFFDYDSYELRPDGQTSVAHAASYLSAHPAIKVVIGGYCDERGSAEYNLALGENRANAAKTALVSAGIASSRLRVVSYGKEKQFCTEQDESCYQQNRRGQFSLDR, from the coding sequence ATGAACTGGACGCAACCCGGACCTCGTAAGATCTTCGCCATCGCCGCCGCTGTTCTGTTGAGCGCTGCTGTCGGCTGCCATAAGAAGGGTATCGACTCGAACATTGGCACCATGGCCGGCGCGCCCAGCACTGGCCCTGCCCCAACCGCAGTCATCACCGCTGACCCGCTGGCCATTGATCTCGGCCAGTCCGTTGTCCTCAACTGGCGCACCCAGAATGCCGACACGGTTTCGATCGACGGCATTGGCACGGTAAACGCCAACGGTACACAGACGGTCTCTCCGGCCAATTCGACCAACTTCCATCTCGTTGCCAAGGGACCCGGCGGTGAGACCGAAGCCAGCGTTCGCGTCACTGTGCGCGTCCCGACTGCTCCTACCGCTCCGGTTGCCGACAACAGCGGCGATATGGGGAGTGAGGAGGCCTTCCATCAGAACGTGCAGGATGTCTTCTTCGACTATGACAGCTACGAGCTTCGCCCTGATGGACAGACCTCTGTCGCTCATGCCGCTTCGTATCTCTCGGCACATCCGGCCATCAAGGTAGTTATCGGCGGCTATTGCGATGAGCGTGGTTCGGCCGAGTACAACCTGGCTCTTGGCGAGAACCGCGCCAATGCCGCGAAGACCGCTCTGGTTAGCGCCGGTATTGCTTCCAGCCGTCTCCGTGTCGTGAGCTACGGCAAAGAGAAGCAGTTCTGCACCGAGCAGGACGAGAGCTGCTACCAGCAGAACCGTCGCGGCCAGTTCTCGCTGGATCGCTAG
- a CDS encoding Rieske 2Fe-2S domain-containing protein: MAQWVRICSLAEAPTPGNVSETEVHGVGICLANLNGELSALDNLCPHRQGPLGQGWIEGEAVICPWHSWAFNLKTGKADYPEHEKVNVFPLRVEGEDVLIGIE; the protein is encoded by the coding sequence GTGGCACAATGGGTCAGAATATGCAGTCTCGCGGAAGCCCCCACCCCCGGCAATGTCAGCGAGACTGAAGTTCATGGCGTCGGCATCTGCCTCGCCAACCTCAACGGCGAGCTCTCCGCTCTCGATAACCTCTGCCCGCATCGCCAGGGTCCCCTCGGTCAGGGTTGGATCGAGGGCGAGGCCGTCATCTGCCCCTGGCACTCCTGGGCCTTCAACCTTAAGACCGGCAAAGCCGATTACCCAGAGCACGAAAAGGTCAACGTCTTTCCCCTCCGCGTCGAAGGCGAAGACGTTCTCATCGGCATCGAGTAG
- a CDS encoding REP-associated tyrosine transposase translates to MATRNGQTYFVTSNTAERTPFFRHDRWVKLFIETMYGYQHKQFLLHAFVVMPDHFHLLITPQESLERSVQCIKGGFSFRAKKDLSWTGNIWVAGFTDHRIRDHEDFEIHQSYIARNPVKSGLTERPQDYPYSSATGLFHLDTFPQGLKPRLMAAQAGAAKAAPFQNKDAAPNNAVQERRE, encoded by the coding sequence GTGGCGACGAGGAACGGGCAAACTTACTTCGTCACCTCCAATACAGCCGAACGAACTCCTTTTTTTCGGCATGATCGTTGGGTAAAGCTCTTCATCGAAACGATGTACGGCTACCAGCACAAACAGTTCTTGCTTCATGCTTTCGTTGTCATGCCCGATCACTTCCATCTTTTGATTACTCCGCAGGAAAGCCTGGAGCGCTCCGTGCAATGTATCAAAGGGGGATTCTCCTTTCGAGCAAAAAAAGATCTAAGTTGGACCGGTAATATCTGGGTCGCAGGCTTCACTGATCATCGTATTCGGGACCATGAAGATTTTGAGATTCATCAGAGTTACATCGCAAGAAATCCAGTCAAGTCCGGTTTGACTGAACGGCCGCAGGACTATCCTTACTCCTCTGCAACTGGGCTCTTCCATTTGGACACGTTCCCTCAGGGGCTGAAGCCCAGATTGATGGCGGCACAAGCCGGCGCGGCTAAAGCCGCGCCCTTTCAAAACAAAGATGCTGCACCGAACAATGCAGTGCAAGAACGAAGAGAGTAA
- a CDS encoding dihydrodipicolinate synthase family protein, whose product MLLEGMHLPLTTPFFPDGRLNLRKLEQNVAHYSLTPAAGIVVLGTTGEPTLLSDEETRSTLKSAIGAASATKVMLSGTSRNSVRGTLDLLEYAAELNYDAALIHPPTLPGLSANEARLYLQTIADRSPLPLILTGNIPQTLIAELAFHPQILGFLHDFTRPDEIRLLLEQTAAVKRTVTVTQVFAAATRRMLATQTDENFVSATTLTGGTATAVVPAKLAIKTRTKVVGFQILVASAEHMLAGLTAGAVGAVPPFAASAPQGCYEVVAAWKDGDPALAEEKQLRLMQAAHSIERGLGAAGLKYGCDLNGYFGGFPRLPLLPLTGEQRTEIETLMQGLQS is encoded by the coding sequence ATGCTGCTTGAAGGAATGCACCTCCCGCTGACCACGCCGTTCTTCCCCGACGGCCGCTTGAATCTCCGCAAACTCGAGCAGAATGTAGCCCATTACTCGCTCACGCCCGCCGCCGGAATAGTCGTCCTGGGCACCACCGGAGAGCCCACCCTGCTCTCCGACGAAGAGACCCGCAGCACTCTAAAATCCGCAATTGGAGCGGCTTCCGCAACCAAAGTGATGCTCTCCGGAACATCACGTAACAGCGTCAGAGGAACGCTCGATCTCCTCGAATACGCCGCCGAGCTAAACTACGACGCTGCTCTCATTCACCCACCGACCCTCCCCGGTCTGAGCGCAAATGAAGCCCGTCTCTACCTCCAAACCATAGCCGATCGTTCCCCCCTCCCCCTCATCCTCACCGGAAACATCCCCCAAACCCTCATTGCTGAGCTGGCATTTCACCCCCAAATACTGGGGTTTTTGCATGATTTCACCCGCCCCGACGAAATCCGCCTGCTCCTCGAACAGACCGCCGCAGTCAAACGAACTGTCACCGTCACCCAGGTCTTCGCCGCCGCAACTCGTCGAATGCTCGCAACGCAGACCGACGAAAACTTCGTCTCTGCCACCACCCTCACCGGCGGCACAGCCACTGCTGTCGTACCGGCAAAACTCGCGATTAAGACACGCACGAAGGTAGTCGGCTTCCAGATTCTGGTCGCCAGCGCCGAGCACATGTTGGCCGGATTGACCGCAGGCGCAGTCGGAGCCGTGCCCCCTTTTGCCGCATCCGCGCCGCAGGGCTGCTATGAGGTTGTGGCCGCCTGGAAGGACGGAGACCCCGCGCTGGCCGAAGAGAAACAGCTTCGGCTCATGCAGGCGGCACACAGCATTGAAAGGGGGCTGGGAGCAGCGGGTCTAAAGTACGGCTGTGATCTGAATGGATACTTCGGAGGGTTTCCGCGGCTGCCACTACTACCGCTTACAGGAGAACAGAGGACTGAGATCGAAACACTCATGCAGGGATTGCAAAGCTAA
- a CDS encoding tetratricopeptide repeat protein → MTKQMKYIRLASTVFTIVLCAVPAFAANKDMIQLQTQVQQLQDSVARLQQSNDERMGVMKDLVQQNADQVNKMSATMEALSHSLQTQNEAQGTKLDQLSGQIQSLNDSLDEIKARLGKLEALTQGIQNQQQTITAPSTPAPDNTPPPSATQAPLPDTAPTDRKGKPSAGIPMSDATPSAPTGPAAAPVGDLYKSALGDYMAAKYSLAAGEFADVIRYYPDQALSGNSFYYLGEIDYRAGKFEDAIKDYDMVLQHFPDNNKIPASRLHKGQAYFALKQNDAGVRELRALIQRFPNAPEAMLARSKLSGMGITVTPRHTAER, encoded by the coding sequence ATGACGAAGCAGATGAAGTACATCCGCCTTGCCTCGACCGTATTCACGATCGTCCTCTGTGCCGTACCCGCCTTCGCAGCCAATAAGGACATGATCCAGCTCCAGACGCAGGTCCAGCAGCTACAGGACTCGGTGGCTCGCCTTCAGCAGTCGAACGACGAGCGCATGGGGGTTATGAAGGATCTCGTCCAGCAGAACGCCGATCAAGTCAACAAGATGTCGGCGACGATGGAGGCTCTTTCGCACAGCTTGCAGACGCAGAACGAGGCTCAGGGCACCAAGCTCGATCAGCTGTCAGGCCAGATCCAATCGCTCAATGATTCGTTGGACGAGATCAAAGCGCGGCTTGGAAAACTCGAGGCGCTAACCCAGGGCATCCAGAATCAACAGCAGACGATCACGGCCCCCAGCACACCTGCTCCGGACAATACTCCGCCGCCTAGCGCGACGCAGGCACCGTTGCCAGATACGGCTCCGACGGATCGCAAAGGTAAGCCTTCTGCTGGGATTCCCATGTCCGATGCGACCCCATCAGCTCCTACGGGACCGGCTGCGGCTCCCGTGGGCGATCTCTACAAGTCGGCACTCGGCGATTACATGGCAGCAAAGTACTCGCTTGCTGCTGGAGAGTTTGCCGATGTGATCCGCTACTATCCCGACCAGGCTCTCTCAGGAAACTCCTTTTACTATCTTGGCGAGATCGACTATCGTGCCGGAAAGTTTGAGGATGCGATCAAAGACTACGACATGGTGTTGCAGCACTTCCCTGACAATAACAAGATTCCTGCCTCGCGTTTGCACAAGGGCCAAGCCTACTTTGCGCTCAAGCAGAACGATGCCGGTGTCCGCGAGTTGCGCGCGCTCATTCAGCGTTTTCCCAATGCGCCTGAGGCCATGCTGGCACGCAGTAAGCTCAGCGGCATGGGGATTACGGTTACTCCACGCCACACCGCCGAGCGCTAG
- a CDS encoding alpha/beta hydrolase, with translation MWIWTVWMLQFFEMVRSKPTQKKAPQQPPQYRQYPPRPDGPPEVVHPMWLLKALAVVLVAALVCGYGALCLLLYQGQWQLILHPARTTSHPAEVAGAPVEFVRFGPDETAVPQLTGWTIPAAAGGRYAGVTVLFLPSGDGSLADSAPTLGLLHGLGLTVFGVDYRGYGESVAVHPNQERMMADADASFVYLTTSRGIPARQIVPYGVGLGASLAAHLAAEHGEIPGVIVDSPAADPLATVEGDPRTHYLPVKLLLHDRFPLADLLATLKTPKLLLLPGASNRMLGSAADPKMTIELPERSSAVYGETMTRSLTRFLDAYITANGIQQMQIR, from the coding sequence ATGTGGATATGGACGGTCTGGATGCTACAGTTCTTTGAGATGGTACGGTCTAAACCTACTCAGAAGAAGGCTCCTCAACAGCCTCCACAGTATCGACAGTATCCTCCGCGACCGGATGGGCCGCCGGAGGTGGTTCATCCGATGTGGCTGCTGAAGGCGCTTGCAGTGGTGCTGGTTGCGGCGCTTGTATGCGGTTATGGGGCGCTTTGCTTGCTGCTGTATCAAGGGCAGTGGCAGTTGATTCTGCATCCGGCGAGGACGACATCGCATCCGGCCGAGGTTGCGGGAGCGCCGGTGGAGTTTGTGCGGTTCGGACCGGATGAGACGGCAGTGCCACAGCTTACCGGGTGGACGATTCCTGCTGCGGCAGGCGGACGATATGCCGGAGTGACGGTGCTGTTTCTGCCGTCCGGAGACGGGTCGCTTGCTGATAGTGCGCCTACTCTGGGGCTGCTGCATGGGCTGGGGCTGACTGTGTTTGGTGTGGATTATCGAGGTTATGGCGAGAGCGTGGCGGTGCATCCGAACCAGGAACGGATGATGGCCGATGCGGATGCGAGCTTTGTTTACCTGACTACATCGCGGGGGATTCCGGCGCGGCAGATTGTGCCGTATGGGGTTGGGCTGGGGGCGAGTCTGGCGGCGCATTTAGCGGCTGAGCATGGAGAGATTCCGGGGGTGATTGTGGACTCACCTGCGGCAGACCCGCTGGCGACTGTTGAGGGCGATCCGCGAACCCACTATCTACCGGTGAAGCTGCTGCTGCATGACCGGTTTCCTTTGGCAGATCTGCTCGCGACCTTGAAGACTCCGAAGCTATTGTTGTTGCCGGGTGCGTCGAATCGGATGCTGGGCTCGGCGGCCGATCCGAAGATGACGATTGAGCTGCCGGAGCGGTCGAGCGCGGTGTATGGGGAGACGATGACGCGGTCGCTGACACGGTTTCTGGATGCGTACATAACTGCTAATGGTATTCAACAGATGCAGATCCGCTGA
- a CDS encoding DUF1501 domain-containing protein, producing MHGRDLARRAVSRRGFMKSGALALVGTSVIPSFLVRSVMAEVSTAKANNKKLVVIFQRGAADGLNVVVPYAEKNYYAMRPTIAIQKKEVLDLNGFFGLHPAMASFKPLYDQGHLAIVHAAGSPDSSRSHFDAQDYMESGTPGVKVTQDGWLNRALQVGPPEGKPTAFRAVALGSQVPRTLQGKLSSIAVNNLADFSVGGKGPQISPISNAFQAMYDESSDSMLHGTGEETFEAVRMLKAADPAKYQPAPGVDYPKSPFGNSLKQIAQLMKANLGVEAAFSDIGGWDTHQNQGNANGQLANRLKDFSDSIAAFWKDMGPEAESVTLVTMSEFGRTARQNGTGGTDHGHANVMFVLGGQVRGGKVYGKWPGLANEQLNEGRDLTVTTDFRNVLGEAAYKTLGAKNLDVVFPNAQVRPDHFLNFI from the coding sequence ATGCACGGCCGCGATCTCGCCCGGCGAGCTGTCTCCCGTCGCGGCTTCATGAAGAGCGGAGCTCTCGCCCTAGTCGGAACCTCTGTCATCCCCAGCTTCCTCGTCCGAAGCGTCATGGCTGAAGTCTCCACTGCCAAGGCGAACAACAAAAAGTTAGTCGTTATCTTCCAGCGCGGAGCAGCCGACGGCCTCAACGTGGTCGTCCCGTACGCCGAAAAGAACTACTACGCCATGCGCCCCACCATCGCCATCCAGAAGAAGGAGGTCCTCGACCTCAACGGCTTCTTCGGCCTTCATCCCGCCATGGCCTCCTTTAAGCCGCTCTACGATCAGGGCCACCTCGCCATCGTTCACGCCGCCGGCTCACCTGACTCCAGCCGCTCGCACTTCGATGCGCAGGACTACATGGAATCCGGCACCCCCGGCGTCAAGGTCACTCAGGACGGCTGGCTCAACCGAGCCCTCCAGGTCGGGCCGCCAGAAGGGAAGCCGACAGCCTTCCGCGCCGTCGCCCTCGGCTCCCAGGTTCCCCGCACCCTTCAGGGCAAACTCTCCTCCATCGCCGTCAACAACCTCGCTGACTTCTCCGTAGGCGGCAAAGGTCCGCAGATCTCGCCCATCTCCAACGCCTTCCAGGCCATGTACGACGAGAGCAGCGACTCCATGCTCCACGGCACCGGCGAAGAGACCTTCGAGGCCGTCCGTATGCTCAAAGCAGCGGATCCCGCTAAATACCAACCCGCTCCCGGTGTTGACTACCCCAAATCCCCCTTCGGCAACTCCCTCAAGCAGATCGCCCAGCTCATGAAGGCCAACCTCGGCGTCGAAGCCGCCTTCTCCGACATCGGCGGCTGGGACACCCACCAGAATCAGGGCAACGCCAACGGCCAGCTCGCCAACCGCCTCAAGGACTTCTCCGACTCCATCGCCGCCTTCTGGAAGGATATGGGCCCAGAAGCCGAGAGCGTCACCCTCGTCACCATGTCCGAGTTCGGCCGCACCGCTCGACAGAATGGCACCGGCGGCACCGACCACGGCCACGCGAATGTCATGTTCGTCCTCGGCGGCCAGGTTCGCGGAGGCAAGGTCTACGGCAAATGGCCCGGCCTCGCCAACGAGCAGCTCAACGAGGGACGTGACCTCACCGTCACCACCGATTTCCGCAACGTCCTCGGCGAAGCCGCCTACAAGACGCTGGGCGCAAAGAATCTGGACGTCGTCTTTCCCAACGCTCAGGTCCGTCCCGACCACTTCCTGAACTTCATCTAG
- the carB gene encoding carbamoyl-phosphate synthase large subunit codes for MPRRNDIAKILVIGSGPIVIGQSAEFDYSGTQACKALKAEGYEVVLVNSNPASIMTDPEVADRTYIEPLNAAYLEEILRVESEMLTDSGTKGVFAVLPTVGGQTALNLAVDLADSGVLDKYSVELIGAKLEAIKKAEDRLLFKDAMNKIGLDMPRSALINNIRDGLEFAAKIGFPVVIRPSFTLGGSGGGIAYNREELMEILSRGLDLSPVHECLLEESVLGWKEYELEVVRDLNDNVIIICSIENFDPMGVHTGDSITVAPAQTLTDREYQVMRDAAIAVIREIGVETGGSNVQFAVNPQNGRMTVIEMNPRVSRSSALASKATGFPIAKIAARLAVGYTLDEIQNDITKATPACFEPTLDYVVVKIPKWQFEKFPGADEGLGPQMKSVGEVMAIGRTFKEAMMKAVRSLETGKKATADDIEPRRLTQRLVTPHPDRLAYLRYAFERGMTVREVGRMTSMDPWFLHQMKQITDEIKAIGGKGIDEVTEHDLRRAKRMGISDERLAAVWGLTGAEGTAAVRALRKKLGVLPVYKLVDTCAAEFESFTPYLYSSYDEEDEAAPTTKKKILILGSGPNRIGQGIEFDYCCCHAAFALREDGYETVMVNCNPETVSTDYDTSDRLYFEPLTLEDVLAVYEHEASSGAEIGMIVQFGGQTPLNLSLPLKKAGVPIIGTSPESIDLAEDRKRFGKLITELEIPQPEGAMATSVEEAVAGANRVGYPVLVRPSYVLGGRAMVICYDATSIVQYMTTAIEYSHERPVLIDHFLEDAIECDVDALCDGDDVVIAGIMQHIEEAGIHSGDSSCVLPAVDLSPEVLETIREYTRKLAFSLSVRGLVNIQFAIQRGKVFVIEVNPRASRTVPYVSKATGIPLAKIASRIMVGRKLKELLPEQVANGRDLDTGSHFFVKSPVFPWGKFPGVDTVLGPEMKSTGEVMGVADNFGEAFAKAQIAAGQVLPLKGTIFLSVNDHDKDGLVTLARNFVEMGFHLVATHGTAAVLEQAGLQPERVYKVKEGRPNVVDLIKGDRIHLIINTPRGQDTVFDEQAIRRAAVLARIPTITTLAAARAAAEGISALQQGTLSVNALQTLHLERETVSR; via the coding sequence ATGCCACGCAGGAATGACATCGCCAAAATTCTAGTGATCGGCTCCGGCCCGATCGTCATCGGCCAGTCCGCCGAGTTCGACTACTCCGGCACCCAGGCCTGCAAGGCCCTCAAGGCCGAGGGCTACGAGGTCGTCCTCGTCAACTCGAACCCGGCCTCCATCATGACCGATCCCGAGGTCGCCGACCGTACCTACATCGAGCCCCTCAACGCCGCCTATCTCGAGGAGATCCTCCGCGTCGAGTCCGAGATGCTCACCGACTCCGGCACCAAGGGCGTCTTCGCCGTCCTCCCCACCGTCGGCGGACAGACCGCGCTCAACCTCGCCGTCGACCTCGCCGACTCCGGCGTCCTCGACAAATATTCCGTAGAGCTCATCGGCGCCAAGCTCGAAGCCATCAAGAAGGCCGAAGACCGTCTCCTGTTCAAAGATGCGATGAACAAAATCGGCCTCGACATGCCTCGCTCCGCGCTCATCAACAACATTCGCGACGGCCTCGAGTTCGCCGCCAAGATTGGCTTCCCGGTCGTCATCCGTCCCTCCTTCACCCTCGGCGGCTCCGGCGGCGGCATCGCCTACAACCGCGAAGAGCTCATGGAAATCCTCTCCCGCGGCCTCGACCTCTCGCCCGTCCACGAGTGCCTCCTCGAAGAGTCCGTCCTCGGTTGGAAGGAGTACGAGCTCGAAGTCGTCCGCGACCTCAACGACAACGTCATCATCATCTGCTCCATCGAAAACTTCGACCCCATGGGCGTCCACACCGGCGACTCCATCACCGTCGCTCCCGCCCAGACCCTCACCGACCGTGAGTACCAGGTCATGCGCGACGCCGCCATTGCCGTCATCCGCGAGATCGGCGTCGAAACCGGCGGAAGCAATGTGCAATTTGCGGTGAATCCCCAGAACGGCCGCATGACCGTCATCGAGATGAACCCCCGCGTTAGCCGCTCGTCGGCGCTCGCGTCCAAGGCCACCGGCTTCCCCATCGCCAAGATCGCCGCCCGCCTCGCCGTCGGTTACACCCTCGACGAGATCCAGAACGACATCACCAAGGCCACCCCCGCCTGCTTCGAGCCGACCCTAGACTACGTCGTCGTCAAGATCCCCAAGTGGCAGTTTGAAAAGTTTCCCGGAGCCGACGAAGGCCTCGGGCCGCAGATGAAGTCCGTCGGCGAGGTCATGGCCATCGGCCGCACCTTCAAAGAAGCCATGATGAAGGCCGTCCGCTCGCTCGAGACCGGCAAAAAAGCCACCGCCGACGACATCGAGCCGCGCCGTCTCACCCAGCGCCTCGTCACCCCGCACCCCGACCGCCTCGCCTACCTCCGCTACGCCTTCGAGCGCGGCATGACCGTCCGCGAGGTCGGCCGCATGACCTCCATGGACCCCTGGTTCCTCCACCAGATGAAGCAGATCACCGACGAGATCAAGGCCATCGGCGGCAAGGGAATCGACGAAGTCACCGAGCATGACCTCCGCCGCGCCAAACGCATGGGCATCTCTGACGAGCGCCTCGCCGCCGTCTGGGGCCTCACCGGAGCCGAAGGCACCGCCGCCGTCCGCGCCCTCCGCAAGAAGCTCGGCGTCCTGCCCGTCTACAAACTCGTCGACACCTGCGCCGCGGAGTTCGAGTCCTTCACCCCCTATCTCTATAGCAGCTACGACGAAGAAGACGAAGCCGCTCCGACCACCAAGAAGAAGATTCTCATCCTCGGTAGCGGTCCAAACCGCATCGGGCAGGGAATCGAGTTCGACTACTGCTGCTGCCACGCAGCCTTCGCCCTCCGCGAAGACGGCTACGAGACCGTCATGGTCAACTGCAATCCCGAGACCGTCTCGACCGACTACGACACCAGCGACCGCCTCTACTTCGAGCCGCTCACCCTCGAAGACGTCCTCGCCGTCTACGAGCACGAGGCCAGCTCCGGAGCCGAGATCGGCATGATCGTCCAATTCGGCGGCCAGACCCCCCTCAACCTCTCCCTGCCTCTCAAAAAAGCAGGCGTCCCCATCATCGGCACCTCGCCCGAGTCCATCGACCTCGCAGAAGACCGCAAGCGCTTCGGCAAGCTCATCACTGAGCTCGAGATTCCGCAGCCCGAAGGAGCCATGGCCACCTCGGTCGAAGAGGCCGTCGCCGGAGCCAACCGAGTCGGCTATCCCGTCCTCGTCCGTCCGTCGTACGTCCTCGGCGGTCGCGCCATGGTCATCTGCTACGACGCCACCTCGATCGTGCAGTACATGACCACCGCCATCGAATACTCGCACGAGCGACCCGTCCTCATCGACCACTTCCTCGAGGACGCCATCGAGTGCGACGTCGACGCTCTCTGCGACGGTGACGATGTCGTCATCGCTGGCATCATGCAGCACATCGAAGAGGCCGGCATCCACTCCGGCGACTCCTCCTGCGTCCTTCCCGCCGTCGATCTGTCCCCTGAAGTCCTCGAAACGATCCGCGAGTACACCCGCAAGCTCGCCTTCTCGCTCTCCGTGCGCGGCTTGGTCAACATCCAGTTCGCCATCCAGCGCGGTAAGGTCTTCGTCATCGAGGTCAACCCACGGGCCTCGCGCACCGTCCCCTACGTCTCGAAGGCCACCGGCATCCCGCTCGCCAAGATCGCCTCCCGCATCATGGTCGGCCGCAAACTCAAAGAGTTGCTGCCCGAGCAGGTCGCCAACGGCCGCGATCTCGACACTGGCTCGCACTTCTTCGTCAAATCCCCCGTCTTCCCCTGGGGCAAGTTCCCCGGAGTAGACACCGTCCTCGGCCCAGAGATGAAGTCCACCGGTGAGGTTATGGGCGTAGCCGACAACTTCGGTGAAGCCTTTGCCAAAGCCCAGATCGCCGCCGGTCAGGTTCTGCCGCTCAAGGGCACCATCTTCCTCTCCGTCAACGACCACGACAAAGACGGCCTCGTCACACTCGCCCGCAACTTCGTCGAGATGGGCTTTCACCTCGTAGCCACCCACGGTACCGCCGCTGTTCTCGAGCAGGCTGGCCTCCAGCCAGAGCGAGTCTACAAGGTCAAAGAAGGCCGCCCGAACGTAGTCGATCTCATCAAGGGCGACCGGATCCACCTCATCATCAATACGCCACGCGGACAGGACACAGTCTTCGACGAGCAGGCCATCCGTCGCGCCGCCGTCCTCGCCCGCATCCCGACCATCACCACCCTCGCCGCTGCTCGCGCCGCCGCCGAGGGCATCTCCGCACTCCAGCAGGGAACCCTGTCCGTCAACGCGCTCCAGACCCTCCACCTCGAGCGCGAAACCGTCAGCCGTTAG